Proteins encoded in a region of the Terriglobales bacterium genome:
- the adhE gene encoding bifunctional acetaldehyde-CoA/alcohol dehydrogenase, protein MTTAAPVLQPTQAPRDPAIPDAKPAIISQERIAYLDGLVAQAGAAAAAFSRYTQEDVDRIVQPMVLAGLQQAMPLARLAVEETRLGVMEDKALKNMVATEFVYNYIKDKRTVGAIREFPERGLVEVAEPIGVILSMTPITNPTSTVLFKCIMAIKTRNAVVFSPHPNAWRCCHEAVKVMYEAALKAGAPEGVFTCLESHTLQDNDYLMHHKGIGLIDATGGPGVVKAAYSSGKPALGVGAGNTPVYLEKTADLDMAVVDIITSKTFDNGTICASEQTVVIDEEIYDAVLKKFAELGAHLCSDKEARILARTVIDPKTGCMQPLAVGQKAADIAGFAGIPVEGNTKLLIAPIQGVGPEFPLSAEKLFPVLAVYRAKSTDEALKTCVEVNHFGGLGHTGVIFSTNDSIVRKFAEMINAGRIIVNSPGSIGALGGVYNDMVPTFSFGCGTGGGNSTMDNVNVFHYLNIKRVARRTQAHMWLRIPSEIYFNLNAVQNLRQIPSRSTVIVTNAALEQIGHADIVRRHLPPETRVHLTIIPDAEPEVSVIAQGVQDFHQYQPDQIIALGGGAVIDAAKIMKLKYESPAADLEQLGAPFLDLRKRVVSFPSEKVNRSRLVAISTTSGTGSEVTPFAVLTDKQRGRKVTLADYSLTPDVAIVDPQFVMSMPKGLTADTGIDCLTHALEAAVSIYASPYTDANAMQAIQLAFEYLPIAFENPRNEEARTMMHNAATIAAIAFANASVGVNHALAHAFGARFHVAHGRSNALMLPHVIAFNASVPTKFMPSPNQRTYVAHKKYAAIADRLGLGGSTINEKVRNLVSAIEQLLDRLGFPRAISEMGISKEEFERAVPDLIQVAFDDPSWRSNPRMPLMGELSDLLWRAYQGRGAQSSDTHLPTGEKLPA, encoded by the coding sequence ATGACCACCGCAGCCCCAGTTCTCCAACCAACTCAGGCGCCACGTGATCCCGCAATTCCCGATGCGAAGCCTGCAATCATCAGCCAGGAGAGAATCGCGTACCTGGATGGCCTGGTGGCGCAGGCCGGCGCCGCCGCGGCCGCGTTTTCCCGCTACACCCAGGAAGACGTAGACCGCATTGTTCAGCCGATGGTACTGGCGGGCCTCCAACAAGCCATGCCGCTGGCGCGGCTCGCCGTCGAGGAAACGCGTCTCGGGGTCATGGAAGACAAGGCCCTCAAGAACATGGTGGCCACGGAATTCGTTTACAACTACATAAAGGACAAGCGCACCGTCGGCGCCATTCGGGAATTTCCTGAGCGCGGCCTGGTGGAGGTGGCAGAACCGATCGGAGTCATCCTGTCGATGACGCCGATCACGAATCCGACCTCGACCGTCCTCTTCAAGTGCATCATGGCGATCAAGACGCGAAACGCGGTCGTCTTCAGCCCGCATCCCAACGCCTGGCGCTGCTGCCACGAGGCGGTCAAGGTGATGTATGAGGCCGCGCTCAAGGCGGGCGCGCCCGAAGGCGTCTTCACCTGCCTGGAATCGCACACCCTGCAGGACAACGACTACCTGATGCACCACAAGGGCATCGGCCTGATCGATGCCACGGGCGGCCCCGGTGTGGTGAAAGCGGCCTACAGTTCCGGCAAACCGGCCTTGGGCGTGGGCGCGGGCAACACGCCAGTCTACTTGGAGAAGACCGCCGATCTCGACATGGCGGTGGTCGACATCATCACTTCCAAAACCTTTGATAATGGCACCATCTGCGCCTCCGAACAGACGGTCGTGATTGACGAGGAGATCTATGACGCGGTGCTGAAGAAGTTCGCTGAACTCGGCGCGCATCTTTGCAGTGATAAAGAGGCCCGGATACTCGCGCGTACTGTGATTGACCCAAAAACCGGGTGCATGCAACCACTGGCCGTGGGGCAGAAGGCGGCCGACATCGCGGGCTTTGCCGGAATCCCGGTCGAGGGCAACACCAAGCTGCTGATCGCGCCCATCCAGGGCGTCGGCCCGGAGTTTCCGCTCTCGGCGGAAAAGCTATTTCCCGTGCTCGCCGTCTATCGCGCGAAATCAACCGATGAGGCGCTAAAGACCTGCGTTGAGGTCAACCACTTCGGCGGACTCGGGCACACCGGCGTCATCTTCTCTACCAATGATTCGATCGTGCGGAAATTTGCGGAGATGATCAATGCCGGCCGCATTATCGTCAATTCGCCAGGCTCCATTGGCGCGCTCGGCGGTGTTTACAACGACATGGTGCCGACATTCTCCTTCGGCTGCGGCACTGGCGGCGGCAACAGCACCATGGACAACGTCAATGTTTTTCACTATCTCAACATCAAGCGCGTTGCCCGGAGGACTCAGGCGCACATGTGGCTCCGCATTCCGAGCGAGATTTATTTCAACCTGAACGCCGTGCAAAACCTGCGGCAGATCCCATCGCGTTCCACCGTCATCGTCACGAATGCAGCGCTGGAACAGATCGGGCACGCCGACATCGTACGACGTCACCTGCCACCCGAGACGCGCGTTCACCTGACCATCATTCCCGATGCCGAGCCGGAAGTGAGTGTGATCGCGCAAGGCGTGCAGGACTTCCACCAGTATCAGCCCGACCAGATCATTGCCCTTGGCGGCGGCGCGGTGATCGATGCCGCCAAGATCATGAAGCTCAAGTACGAATCGCCCGCGGCCGACCTGGAGCAACTCGGCGCGCCCTTCCTGGATCTTCGCAAGCGCGTGGTGAGCTTTCCCAGCGAGAAAGTGAACCGCTCGCGGCTGGTTGCGATCTCGACGACCAGCGGAACCGGCAGCGAAGTCACGCCTTTTGCCGTGCTCACCGACAAGCAACGCGGGCGCAAGGTGACCCTCGCCGATTACTCCCTAACGCCGGACGTCGCCATCGTCGATCCGCAGTTCGTGATGTCCATGCCCAAAGGCCTGACCGCCGATACCGGCATTGATTGCCTGACGCACGCGCTGGAGGCGGCGGTTTCCATCTATGCGTCGCCCTACACCGACGCCAATGCCATGCAGGCGATTCAACTGGCGTTCGAGTACCTGCCGATTGCTTTCGAGAATCCACGGAACGAAGAGGCGCGAACCATGATGCACAATGCCGCAACGATTGCGGCAATTGCGTTCGCCAACGCTTCGGTCGGCGTCAACCATGCGCTCGCACACGCCTTCGGCGCCCGTTTTCATGTGGCGCACGGACGCTCCAACGCGCTGATGCTGCCCCACGTCATCGCCTTCAACGCTTCCGTGCCGACCAAGTTCATGCCTTCCCCGAACCAGCGCACGTACGTGGCGCACAAGAAATATGCCGCCATCGCCGACCGGCTCGGCCTGGGCGGTTCCACGATCAATGAAAAAGTCAGGAACCTGGTGAGCGCTATCGAGCAACTGCTCGATCGCCTCGGATTTCCCCGTGCCATCTCGGAGATGGGCATCTCGAAAGAAGAATTTGAGCGCGCCGTTCCGGATCTCATTCAGGTTGCGTTTGACGATCCTTCCTGGCGATCGAACCCGCGAATGCCGCTGATGGGTGAGTTGTCCGACCTGCTCTGGCGCGCTTACCAGGGTCGGGGCGCCCAGTCCAGCGACACGCATCTACCAACCGGCGAAAAATTGCCGGCATGA
- a CDS encoding AarF/UbiB family protein: MHASLIESQLSQMTPEQLRAAAAAMLPPAATTSERVSAIEAALSSPGGQQLRETMARWIVRELVPVEALVPEAYAAWRAPVRDAMMYVVTHLSAGRLAPKLLEQLELPPKTSAEARLLRLIAKVPGLQKLGQVIARNRHLSPALRNALAKLENGIRDVRPEDMAAIIRRQLGARLDELQVQIKPGILSEASVSAVVRFTWLDADTGKRQRGVFKVLKPHIPDCFAEDMEFLHGLAQWFGTRHREYGFGRHVISDTFQKVRRLLQHEVDFAREQKTLLEAWEQYRNEKKVRVPRLISALCTPTITALTEERGVKVTNAAAHLPDWRRRQIAEQLVEALVAVPLFAADENTLFHADPHAGNLLYNSATRELIIIDWALRERLTHVQRRHLALLFLAMTVRDPVGTAEAARALSQFRIKTRSPQARTIRRCVTRMLEEMPATKLPSGADVMRLLERLAVQGIRFPAPLIMLSKVLLTLDGIVEDVAGVKPGIGFSLARHLAQRWMANPAAFRSPVQAKDWLTLQCSALLYPSRLWVRGEEALLNRLLPEKRP, translated from the coding sequence ATGCACGCATCGCTGATCGAAAGCCAGTTATCACAGATGACGCCGGAACAACTACGCGCAGCGGCGGCGGCTATGCTTCCGCCGGCGGCGACGACCAGCGAACGCGTCAGCGCGATTGAAGCTGCATTGTCCAGTCCTGGGGGCCAACAGCTGCGCGAGACCATGGCGCGATGGATCGTGCGCGAACTGGTGCCGGTGGAGGCTCTGGTGCCCGAGGCATACGCGGCATGGCGAGCGCCGGTACGCGACGCGATGATGTACGTAGTTACCCACCTGTCGGCGGGAAGGCTGGCGCCGAAATTACTGGAACAACTGGAACTGCCGCCGAAAACGTCGGCGGAAGCGCGCCTGCTGCGGCTGATCGCAAAAGTGCCGGGACTGCAAAAGCTCGGCCAGGTGATCGCCCGCAATAGGCACCTGAGTCCGGCACTGCGCAACGCGCTAGCAAAGCTGGAAAACGGAATTCGGGATGTTCGTCCAGAGGACATGGCGGCGATTATCCGCCGGCAACTGGGCGCCCGCCTCGACGAATTGCAGGTCCAAATCAAGCCCGGTATTTTGTCGGAGGCGAGCGTCAGCGCGGTGGTGCGTTTCACCTGGCTGGATGCCGACACGGGCAAGCGCCAGCGCGGCGTGTTCAAAGTCCTGAAGCCGCACATCCCCGACTGCTTCGCCGAAGACATGGAATTCCTGCACGGCCTGGCACAGTGGTTCGGGACGCGGCACCGCGAATACGGATTCGGGCGTCACGTGATCTCGGACACCTTCCAGAAAGTGCGCCGGCTGCTGCAACACGAAGTGGACTTCGCGCGCGAGCAGAAGACGCTGCTGGAAGCGTGGGAACAGTACCGGAACGAAAAGAAGGTGCGCGTGCCAAGGCTGATTTCAGCGCTGTGCACGCCCACGATTACCGCCCTCACGGAGGAGCGCGGCGTAAAGGTAACGAATGCAGCGGCGCACCTGCCGGATTGGCGGCGGCGTCAGATCGCCGAGCAATTGGTGGAAGCGCTGGTGGCGGTGCCGCTGTTTGCCGCCGACGAGAACACCCTGTTCCACGCCGACCCTCACGCCGGCAACCTGCTTTACAACAGCGCGACCCGGGAGTTGATCATTATTGATTGGGCTTTGCGCGAACGACTGACTCATGTCCAGCGCCGCCACCTGGCGCTGCTGTTCCTGGCCATGACGGTGCGCGATCCGGTGGGAACGGCCGAGGCGGCGCGGGCCCTGAGCCAGTTCCGGATTAAGACGCGTTCGCCGCAGGCACGGACGATCCGGCGTTGCGTGACTCGAATGCTGGAGGAGATGCCGGCGACAAAGCTGCCCAGCGGAGCGGATGTCATGCGGCTGCTGGAGAGGCTGGCGGTGCAGGGCATCCGCTTCCCTGCTCCGCTGATCATGTTGTCGAAGGTGCTGCTGACGCTGGACGGGATCGTGGAGGATGTCGCGGGAGTGAAGCCGGGAATCGGCTTCTCGCTCGCGCGCCACCTGGCGCAGCGCTGGATGGCCAATCCCGCCGCGTTTCGCTCTCCGGTCCAGGCGAAGGACTGGCTGACACTGCAGTGCAGCGCGCTGCTCTATCCCAGCCGTTTGTGGGTGCGGGGCGAAGAGGCGCTGTTGAACCGTCTTCTGCCGGAAAAGCGGCCCTGA
- a CDS encoding STAS domain-containing protein gives MCAEAKSPVLQMEVDRQPEKIIVRCTGRVNLDSWTLFSKTVRDLFAEQKPIRVDLSNVTLVDSTGIGAFVSVWASAKGSGSDLKFCNPNKRVQDVVEITRLHGMFENFPTGAGA, from the coding sequence ATGTGCGCCGAAGCCAAAAGCCCGGTATTGCAAATGGAGGTGGATCGTCAGCCCGAAAAAATCATCGTGCGCTGCACCGGGCGGGTAAACCTGGACTCGTGGACCTTATTTTCCAAGACCGTACGTGACCTGTTTGCCGAGCAGAAACCAATTCGCGTGGACCTGTCGAATGTGACCCTGGTGGACAGCACCGGGATCGGGGCCTTTGTCAGCGTGTGGGCGTCGGCCAAGGGCAGCGGCAGCGACCTGAAGTTCTGCAATCCCAACAAGCGCGTGCAGGACGTGGTGGAGATCACCAGGCTGCACGGCATGTTCGAAAACTTTCCCACCGGCGCGGGGGCGTAA
- a CDS encoding 4Fe-4S dicluster-binding protein, which produces MGQLFAIEIIYRGVFQKTLAKNICRGIVLAAHNEGKPGLSFGRYGDSPERNGIPAKSFAIVATDDETLEKGMAQYEPKQTDVTVVLDDTLCKGIESWGWYGVQPVTEHLKAGATLIVASLEQPTTLLKALHTHDKPYKLGVVRGVTSFSGMWVFKDDHTDVRILGAIVKALPELAKFSALEKFISGSLKNPLKVTSARNVFDKFSTIDVKPGTGNAEKLEHFELIGSSAMRLGVSIPGQGQGGPYPDPVTKQLGGFRPVRNDKLKKATTRTLRPVVNFETCTKCTLCWLNCPDGSFDVTPDGTYDANLEACCGCGICEEVCPVPDCIRMVPETAFVNSASQWEAFRKDKAAYKATLNTLVAAPAAERSHGYRFKGQYKDQAAKALEIAQKA; this is translated from the coding sequence ATGGGCCAGTTATTTGCGATCGAAATCATCTACCGTGGGGTCTTCCAAAAGACTCTGGCGAAGAATATCTGCCGCGGAATCGTCCTGGCCGCCCACAATGAGGGCAAACCAGGCCTTTCCTTTGGCCGTTACGGGGACAGCCCCGAACGGAACGGCATTCCCGCCAAGAGCTTTGCCATTGTCGCTACCGACGATGAGACCCTGGAAAAAGGAATGGCTCAGTACGAGCCCAAACAAACCGACGTCACCGTTGTCCTGGACGACACGCTCTGCAAAGGGATCGAGTCCTGGGGCTGGTACGGCGTCCAGCCTGTGACCGAGCACCTCAAGGCGGGCGCGACCCTGATCGTTGCCTCGCTGGAGCAGCCCACCACCCTGCTGAAGGCGCTCCACACCCACGATAAGCCCTACAAGCTTGGCGTGGTCCGTGGCGTCACCAGCTTCTCCGGTATGTGGGTCTTCAAAGATGATCACACTGACGTGCGTATCCTCGGTGCCATCGTCAAGGCTTTGCCGGAACTTGCAAAGTTCTCCGCGTTGGAGAAATTCATCAGCGGCAGTCTGAAGAATCCTTTAAAAGTCACCTCCGCCCGCAATGTCTTCGACAAGTTCTCCACCATCGACGTGAAGCCCGGCACCGGCAATGCCGAAAAACTTGAGCACTTCGAGCTCATCGGTTCCTCTGCCATGCGCCTGGGCGTTTCCATCCCGGGGCAGGGGCAGGGCGGTCCCTATCCTGACCCCGTCACCAAGCAGCTCGGCGGCTTCCGTCCGGTCCGCAATGACAAGTTGAAAAAAGCGACTACTCGCACCCTGCGCCCGGTAGTGAACTTCGAGACCTGCACTAAGTGCACGCTGTGCTGGCTGAACTGCCCGGATGGGTCGTTCGATGTCACGCCCGACGGCACCTATGATGCCAACCTCGAAGCCTGCTGCGGGTGCGGCATCTGCGAAGAAGTTTGCCCGGTGCCCGACTGCATCCGCATGGTTCCGGAAACCGCCTTTGTGAACAGCGCCAGCCAGTGGGAAGCCTTCCGCAAGGACAAGGCAGCCTACAAAGCGACGCTGAACACCTTGGTGGCGGCTCCGGCAGCCGAGCGTTCGCACGGTTACCGCTTCAAAGGACAGTACAAGGACCAGGCCGCCAAGGCCCTGGAAATCGCCCAGAAAGCCTAG
- a CDS encoding wax ester/triacylglycerol synthase family O-acyltransferase, producing the protein MAELKQRDSLSFGDALFLYLEREGMPLHIASASIFDGEIPLEQFMRYIETKLDVVPRYRQRVKIPPLNLGLPTWSHDPEFDVRNHIRETRLSRSTTAAFKEAAARILSQRMDHGRPLWDLTLVHGLPGNRTGLIVRVHHCLADGLAGIGLMNALMDASPAPSRTGSHPRSAAPAEGQEPSLLDSLVQSSLSAVQQLLSAHSELLSFAETLVAAPKPRDGRAQAEAVPNGTNHQSGVNLATEFNRLLPEVAAPAERLPFNIVCRGPQKFHWAEIPLAQIKAVKDACGATVNDVALATIVSAVRGYAELHRVRVRGRSLRIVVPVSVRAKEDSGELGNRITFLPVTLPLDISNPKKLIAVVREQMTQLKNARLAEFVGFAGTLLGTIPSPLQALLGPLVSQLPLSICNLIFTNVRGPETPLYLLGHKMVACYPYVPIGGEMGMNCAVLTYNGTAFFGFTGDVNAVPDLGQFEKLLAASFGELKKSLIPTKRKRRRQRAVKPSPDQSVAGTAPVPPRVPPSSHTPSSPEDAPTQPPARHQTAVA; encoded by the coding sequence ATGGCGGAACTGAAACAGCGCGACTCTCTTTCGTTCGGAGACGCCCTTTTTCTGTACCTGGAACGCGAGGGTATGCCGCTGCATATCGCGTCGGCCAGCATCTTCGACGGCGAAATTCCCTTGGAACAGTTCATGCGCTACATCGAGACGAAGCTCGATGTCGTGCCGCGCTATCGGCAGCGGGTAAAGATTCCGCCCTTGAATCTTGGGCTTCCAACTTGGAGCCACGATCCCGAGTTCGATGTGCGCAATCACATCCGGGAGACGCGGCTCTCCCGCAGTACCACCGCGGCGTTCAAAGAGGCAGCCGCCCGCATCCTGAGCCAGAGGATGGATCACGGGCGTCCGCTATGGGACCTGACTCTGGTGCACGGGCTCCCTGGGAACCGCACCGGACTCATCGTTCGCGTGCATCATTGCCTGGCCGACGGATTGGCCGGAATCGGCCTGATGAATGCTCTCATGGATGCCAGCCCGGCGCCGTCGCGCACCGGGTCGCATCCGCGTTCCGCCGCGCCCGCGGAAGGGCAAGAGCCATCCTTACTGGACAGCCTGGTGCAATCATCTCTTTCGGCCGTTCAGCAGTTGCTGAGCGCGCACTCGGAATTGCTGAGCTTTGCAGAAACTCTCGTCGCTGCCCCCAAGCCGCGCGATGGACGCGCGCAGGCGGAAGCCGTCCCCAACGGCACGAATCATCAGAGCGGGGTGAATCTCGCAACCGAATTCAACCGTCTGCTGCCGGAAGTTGCCGCACCGGCCGAGCGCTTGCCGTTCAATATCGTATGCCGCGGGCCGCAGAAATTTCACTGGGCCGAGATTCCGCTGGCACAGATCAAGGCCGTGAAAGACGCCTGTGGCGCCACCGTGAACGACGTGGCCCTGGCTACGATTGTCTCCGCCGTCCGAGGCTATGCGGAACTGCACCGGGTGCGGGTTCGCGGACGTTCGTTGCGCATTGTTGTTCCGGTGAGTGTTCGCGCCAAGGAAGACTCCGGCGAACTCGGAAACCGCATCACCTTTCTTCCCGTCACGCTCCCCCTGGACATCTCGAACCCGAAAAAACTAATCGCGGTTGTGCGCGAACAGATGACGCAGCTGAAAAACGCGCGTCTGGCTGAGTTTGTAGGCTTCGCCGGCACTTTGCTCGGCACCATCCCAAGCCCGCTGCAGGCTCTGCTTGGACCGCTGGTCAGCCAGTTGCCGCTCAGTATCTGCAACTTGATTTTTACCAACGTGCGCGGCCCCGAGACGCCGCTCTACCTGCTCGGGCACAAGATGGTCGCGTGTTATCCCTATGTGCCTATCGGCGGGGAGATGGGCATGAACTGTGCCGTCCTGACTTACAACGGGACCGCTTTTTTTGGCTTTACCGGTGACGTGAACGCTGTGCCTGATCTCGGGCAGTTCGAAAAGCTGCTTGCCGCCAGCTTCGGGGAATTGAAGAAGAGCCTGATCCCGACAAAGCGGAAGCGGAGACGCCAGCGTGCCGTGAAGCCGAGTCCGGACCAATCGGTGGCTGGCACGGCGCCCGTGCCCCCGCGTGTGCCACCCTCGTCGCACACACCATCGTCCCCTGAAGACGCGCCGACCCAGCCCCCGGCGCGCCACCAAACCGCGGTTGCCTAG
- a CDS encoding FadR/GntR family transcriptional regulator, with product MASTLKPPFEVRKDKVYDQVARKLEQFILQELKPGDKLPSERELAASCKVSRSSIRDAIRRLEMIGLVEPRQGAGTIVRDISPDALVNPLFSALLQKRKHVAELLDVRIIVEPPIAARAARHISAEQLARLEQILQSQANKVASGEFSIDEDAEFHYIIAAAANNSVVLHVVDVLMDLLRETRERNMQFEGRPQKSFEGHKRIFTALCRGEAKAAEVAMRRHLEEVTQLVLMQH from the coding sequence TTGGCCAGCACCCTCAAGCCGCCCTTTGAAGTCCGCAAAGACAAGGTCTACGACCAGGTCGCGCGGAAACTGGAACAGTTCATCCTCCAGGAGCTGAAGCCCGGTGACAAGCTCCCCTCGGAACGTGAACTGGCAGCTTCGTGCAAAGTCAGTCGCAGCTCCATCCGCGATGCCATTCGCCGGCTGGAAATGATTGGCTTGGTGGAACCGCGACAGGGTGCCGGGACGATCGTTCGCGACATCTCTCCTGACGCGCTGGTGAACCCGCTGTTCTCCGCGCTACTGCAAAAGCGCAAGCACGTTGCCGAGTTGCTCGACGTCCGCATCATTGTCGAGCCTCCGATCGCCGCGCGCGCCGCGCGCCACATTAGCGCCGAACAGCTCGCTCGCCTGGAGCAGATCCTGCAAAGCCAGGCCAACAAGGTGGCTAGCGGCGAGTTCTCCATCGACGAGGACGCCGAGTTTCACTACATCATCGCCGCGGCCGCCAACAATTCCGTGGTCTTGCATGTAGTGGACGTGCTCATGGACCTGCTCCGGGAAACTCGCGAACGCAATATGCAGTTCGAAGGAAGGCCACAAAAGTCCTTCGAAGGTCATAAACGCATTTTTACCGCACTTTGCCGGGGGGAAGCCAAGGCCGCGGAAGTGGCCATGCGCCGACACCTGGAGGAAGTCACGCAACTCGTACTCATGCAGCACTAA
- a CDS encoding alpha/beta fold hydrolase → MDSGAARPRVREHEADANLAIWKEALFGAELLLLHASPVFYGLGIPHGAGTAVVVIPGFLGSDIYVAHLNSWLQRVGYRSCLSNIGVNAECPNLLIRYRLARTIRTARRQSGAKVHLIGHSLGGIIARSVAAQMPGDVASVTTLGAPFRGTVLHQSVLDATNVVRRHILDQHGERVNPDCYTPRCTCDFVNSLRGELPESVVQTAIYTRDDGIVNWRYCRSGSQEVDFEVSGTHVGLVFNPSVYTIIAERLAAIDSGS, encoded by the coding sequence GTGGATAGCGGTGCGGCCCGGCCCCGGGTGCGCGAACACGAGGCGGATGCCAATCTTGCCATCTGGAAAGAGGCGCTGTTCGGCGCCGAGCTCCTCCTGCTGCACGCCTCGCCGGTGTTCTACGGTTTAGGGATACCACACGGTGCGGGCACGGCAGTGGTCGTAATTCCCGGCTTCCTGGGCAGCGACATCTACGTCGCCCACCTCAATTCCTGGTTGCAGCGCGTCGGGTATCGCTCGTGTTTGTCAAATATCGGCGTCAATGCCGAGTGTCCCAACCTGCTGATTCGCTATCGCCTTGCCCGGACCATTCGAACGGCGCGTCGGCAATCGGGTGCCAAAGTGCACCTGATCGGGCACAGCCTGGGAGGCATCATTGCCCGCTCGGTTGCCGCGCAGATGCCGGGAGACGTTGCTTCCGTTACCACGCTGGGAGCCCCTTTCCGCGGCACCGTCCTGCACCAGTCAGTGCTCGATGCCACCAATGTTGTCCGGCGGCACATTCTTGACCAGCATGGAGAGCGCGTGAATCCCGACTGCTATACGCCTCGCTGCACCTGCGATTTCGTGAATTCGCTGCGCGGGGAATTGCCGGAGTCGGTTGTCCAGACCGCGATCTACACGCGCGACGACGGCATCGTGAACTGGCGCTACTGTCGCAGCGGTTCCCAGGAAGTGGATTTCGAAGTTTCCGGCACGCACGTCGGGCTGGTCTTCAATCCCTCGGTGTACACCATCATCGCCGAGCGCCTGGCGGCGATCGATTCGGGGTCGTAG
- a CDS encoding polyhydroxyalkanoate synthesis regulator DNA-binding domain-containing protein has protein sequence MTKTGKVVIRKYANRRLYDTSGSRYVNLEDIAALIRNGTDVQVIDGKTGQDLTRVTLTQIILEDARHEPAGVPLELLRQLIVTSDTVRREFVKSAVDAYSKLQDAVQSGISGVRDAALSPLEAVSGFMQANRGESRDVQELRERLAELETRVNKPKRPRRRVKR, from the coding sequence ATGACAAAAACGGGAAAGGTTGTGATCCGGAAATACGCCAACCGCAGGCTCTACGACACTTCCGGCAGCCGCTACGTGAACCTGGAAGACATCGCCGCCCTCATCCGAAATGGGACCGACGTCCAGGTGATTGACGGCAAGACTGGACAGGACCTGACCCGCGTGACACTGACGCAGATCATCCTGGAGGATGCGCGCCATGAGCCCGCCGGGGTGCCGCTGGAATTGTTGCGGCAGCTGATCGTGACCTCGGACACGGTGCGGCGCGAATTCGTGAAGTCGGCAGTGGACGCTTACTCGAAACTGCAAGACGCCGTGCAGAGCGGGATCAGCGGCGTGCGCGACGCAGCGCTTTCGCCTCTCGAAGCGGTCAGCGGATTCATGCAGGCCAATCGCGGGGAATCGCGCGACGTGCAGGAGCTTCGCGAGCGTCTCGCGGAACTGGAAACCCGCGTAAACAAGCCGAAGCGGCCAAGGCGGCGGGTGAAACGCTAG